A DNA window from Methanooceanicella nereidis contains the following coding sequences:
- a CDS encoding TetR/AcrR family transcriptional regulator: MAVKTRKTGRPAKVPGEKCTKEKIFDAAVDLFAEKGYDGVSMDDIANAVGIRKSSVYKHYSSKDVILDSIFEYMKSMLYMPPPKDLDMDTLLDTLSFEEVLEMGFESIKKMAEDPLMFKLVRIVTIELHRNKKIRDFFYDQMFERPVDENELLFRRLIEKGKIKPYDPRALATSYFSFTAYMHMETFLLRYEEGIDVERIEKKSRAQMKLFVEMLKIEGT, translated from the coding sequence ATGGCCGTGAAAACGCGAAAGACTGGCAGGCCGGCGAAGGTCCCCGGCGAGAAATGCACGAAGGAGAAAATATTCGACGCCGCCGTGGACTTGTTCGCCGAGAAGGGGTATGACGGGGTCTCGATGGACGACATAGCGAATGCTGTAGGGATCAGAAAAAGTTCGGTGTATAAGCATTATTCCAGCAAGGACGTTATCCTGGATTCCATATTCGAGTACATGAAATCAATGCTATATATGCCTCCGCCCAAGGATCTGGATATGGATACTTTACTCGATACCTTGTCTTTCGAAGAGGTGCTTGAGATGGGGTTTGAGTCGATAAAAAAGATGGCTGAAGATCCGCTCATGTTCAAGCTTGTTCGCATAGTCACCATAGAGCTTCACAGGAATAAGAAGATAAGAGACTTCTTCTACGATCAGATGTTCGAGCGCCCTGTAGACGAGAATGAGCTTTTATTCAGGAGGCTGATCGAAAAAGGAAAGATCAAGCCGTATGACCCGAGGGCTCTGGCGACGTCTTACTTTTCCTTCACAGCTTACATGCATATGGAGACTTTCCTGCTGAGGTATGAGGAAGGCATTGATGTTGAGCGTATTGAAAAGAAGTCAAGGGCACAGATGAAACTTTTCGTAGAGATGTTAAAAATTGAGGGGACATAA
- a CDS encoding 4Fe-4S binding protein, with translation MTEQKEEKKRTKNVRLRIVDIDRCVGCQNCMFACSRRTGNAGLEKSCIGVRSVGGMERGFVVVVCRACEDPPCAKVCPVDAITVREEGGVRIDLNKCIGCKNCQDACPLGAIFWDKESNKPLVCVYCGYCAQYCPHNVLALEKTEVSTGSTKEASKEEEKEEEKEAAKGVTA, from the coding sequence ATGACGGAACAAAAGGAAGAGAAGAAACGGACAAAGAACGTTAGATTGCGTATAGTGGACATCGACAGGTGCGTCGGCTGCCAGAACTGTATGTTCGCATGCTCCAGAAGGACCGGCAATGCAGGGCTTGAAAAATCCTGTATAGGCGTCAGGTCCGTAGGCGGCATGGAACGCGGGTTCGTCGTGGTGGTATGCAGGGCCTGCGAGGATCCCCCGTGTGCAAAGGTGTGTCCCGTAGACGCGATAACTGTCAGGGAAGAAGGCGGCGTCAGGATAGACCTGAATAAATGCATCGGGTGCAAGAACTGTCAGGACGCATGCCCGCTCGGCGCCATATTCTGGGACAAGGAATCAAATAAGCCGCTGGTATGCGTTTATTGCGGATATTGCGCCCAGTACTGTCCGCATAATGTTCTGGCTCTGGAAAAGACCGAAGTCTCAACCGGATCAACGAAAGAAGCATCAAAGGAAGAGGAGAAGGAAGAGGAGAAGGAGGCTGCCAAGGGTGTTACCGCATGA
- a CDS encoding CPBP family intramembrane glutamic endopeptidase: MKYSALTRASLFFLLILSLVFVFPSVVGAIGAYALMIMLSIMFVIFDGIKVKERSFILGSIVAVLSMTSAFILMLVSGSVEILSVNPEYAVVLFSAVILQGFVAFGEELSFRQYLFQVLGDTIGKPASAVITSIAFAALHIPSMIVLQINSGLMVIAFLTIFLASILLTLLYVYGGILNAVAFHFFWNLLQYNIFGLGPLDSVLKVSKSGEAVLNGGSFGAEASIIGLAVTVASIIVLSYYFKAKPSPENEIY; encoded by the coding sequence TTGAAATATTCCGCGCTTACCAGGGCCTCACTTTTCTTTTTACTGATATTATCGCTCGTATTCGTCTTTCCTTCCGTCGTCGGCGCTATAGGTGCCTATGCCCTGATGATAATGTTGTCGATAATGTTTGTGATCTTTGACGGAATAAAGGTCAAAGAAAGGAGTTTCATTCTCGGCAGTATCGTAGCCGTGCTCTCGATGACCTCCGCGTTCATTTTAATGCTGGTTTCCGGCAGCGTGGAAATATTGTCGGTCAACCCGGAATACGCGGTGGTTCTCTTTAGCGCTGTGATTTTACAGGGATTTGTCGCTTTCGGGGAAGAGCTCTCTTTTCGCCAGTACCTGTTCCAGGTGCTGGGGGACACTATAGGGAAGCCTGCGTCGGCCGTTATAACATCGATAGCTTTTGCCGCGCTTCATATTCCGTCCATGATAGTCCTTCAGATAAACTCTGGCCTGATGGTGATCGCCTTTCTGACGATCTTTCTGGCTAGCATTCTGCTGACGCTGCTGTATGTCTACGGGGGCATACTTAACGCCGTAGCGTTCCATTTCTTCTGGAACCTTCTCCAGTACAACATCTTTGGCCTCGGCCCTCTCGACTCCGTTTTAAAAGTATCAAAAAGCGGAGAGGCGGTCCTTAACGGCGGCAGTTTCGGTGCTGAGGCATCGATCATCGGGCTTGCCGTGACTGTAGCATCGATCATTGTGTTATCTTATTACTTTAAGGCTAAGCCTTCACCCGAAAACGAAATATATTAG
- a CDS encoding secondary thiamine-phosphate synthase enzyme YjbQ, with amino-acid sequence MSISTSSRVQFLDITRRVQAEVSKRNVKNGICHLYVTHTTAGLTINENADPDVTTDLINILEKLVPVRGGYLHSEGNSDAHMKASMMGFSLMIPVIEGRLALGTWQGIYFCEFDGPRSRKLLFGTSGE; translated from the coding sequence ATGAGTATATCCACAAGTTCACGTGTTCAGTTTTTAGATATTACGAGGCGTGTTCAGGCCGAAGTGTCAAAAAGGAACGTTAAGAACGGCATCTGTCATCTATACGTCACACATACGACGGCAGGCCTGACCATTAATGAAAACGCCGATCCCGATGTTACGACGGACCTGATAAATATCCTGGAAAAGCTTGTGCCTGTAAGGGGCGGTTATCTGCATTCTGAAGGTAATTCCGACGCTCACATGAAGGCTTCAATGATGGGTTTTTCACTGATGATACCGGTGATAGAAGGCAGGCTGGCGTTAGGCACATGGCAGGGAATATACTTTTGCGAGTTTGACGGGCCCCGAAGCCGAAAGTTGCTTTTCGGCACGTCGGGCGAATAA
- a CDS encoding methyltransferase family protein, with protein sequence MDAVPDVNSSGNISGIVRWIIKTSIGIILLALAMFISSGRLDWMMAWAFLGIVVIDNAILGIYASIKCPELLEERSRMKEGTKEWDKILAPLVALVVPIFIWIAAGLDYRFGWSPEIPVEIQVVFLAVALLGSLLTTWAMVTNRFFAPTVRIQDERGQTTVTSGPYRFVRHPGYLGVIIFDLATPVALGSFWAFIPALIVTILFFIRAFLEDDTLKNELPGYRDYAVKVRYRLIPGLW encoded by the coding sequence GTGGACGCAGTACCTGATGTAAATTCATCCGGCAATATCAGCGGCATAGTTAGATGGATCATAAAGACCTCAATTGGAATTATACTCTTAGCGCTGGCCATGTTCATATCATCAGGCAGGCTTGACTGGATGATGGCGTGGGCTTTTCTGGGCATTGTAGTGATAGATAATGCCATACTCGGGATATATGCGTCAATAAAGTGCCCGGAATTACTGGAAGAGCGCTCCCGGATGAAAGAAGGTACAAAGGAATGGGATAAGATCCTTGCGCCGCTTGTGGCCCTTGTCGTCCCTATATTCATATGGATCGCTGCCGGACTGGACTATCGCTTCGGGTGGTCGCCCGAAATTCCAGTCGAGATCCAGGTCGTTTTTCTGGCCGTAGCTCTTCTGGGGTCGTTGCTTACGACGTGGGCTATGGTCACTAACAGGTTCTTCGCCCCTACAGTCCGGATACAGGATGAAAGGGGCCAAACTACGGTCACGTCAGGCCCTTATCGTTTTGTCCGGCATCCCGGTTATCTGGGAGTCATCATATTTGACCTCGCTACTCCTGTCGCGCTCGGATCTTTTTGGGCTTTTATCCCGGCGTTGATAGTTACCATATTATTTTTCATAAGGGCTTTCCTGGAAGACGATACTCTAAAGAATGAGTTGCCGGGGTACAGGGACTATGCGGTAAAGGTCCGCTACCGCCTCATTCCGGGACTGTGGTAA
- a CDS encoding Sec-independent protein translocase subunit TatA/TatB, giving the protein MGMFGYQELLLVFLAIVLLFGASKLPELARSMGKSLGEFKRGQIEVERDLKTMKESAPEKEAELTKVQKMAKKLNIDITGKTEDQLLAEIETKLGEKGASSN; this is encoded by the coding sequence ATGGGCATGTTTGGCTATCAGGAACTGTTACTTGTATTTCTGGCCATAGTCTTACTGTTTGGCGCGTCAAAGCTTCCCGAGCTTGCCAGGTCGATGGGTAAATCCCTTGGCGAGTTCAAGCGCGGACAGATCGAAGTCGAGAGAGATCTAAAGACGATGAAAGAATCTGCCCCGGAAAAGGAAGCCGAACTGACCAAAGTCCAGAAGATGGCGAAGAAACTTAACATCGACATCACCGGAAAGACCGAGGACCAGCTCCTGGCCGAGATCGAGACGAAGCTCGGCGAAAAGGGCGCTTCTTCGAATTGA
- a CDS encoding flavodoxin family protein, whose translation MKILAIIGSARKGNTYRVVQRIEENMKNMGDVDFEYLFLKDLGQGYCRGCTVCFLKGEQKCPVRDGSEVLEKKMLEADGVIFASPNYASNVTGLMKTFIDRIAYAGHRPRFYGQYALYVVTSAGPGGVKQCMAAMQGPFSSFGFRTAGKISVMTPPFKTPKEHEEKNLKAIDSASDKFYNSIKNKGPAAPGLMDVIGFKSIQAMGNEFGEIYDNIYPADSQYWKEKGWMDRSKYYYTDANIGIMKKLIANVAVAFMMLYLKRTIFSEMGKRSPERSEVQAKSLIQGNKV comes from the coding sequence ATGAAAATACTCGCTATCATAGGGAGCGCCAGAAAGGGCAACACATATCGTGTCGTTCAGCGCATTGAAGAGAATATGAAAAATATGGGGGACGTGGACTTCGAGTACCTGTTCCTTAAAGATCTTGGCCAGGGCTATTGCAGGGGATGCACTGTGTGCTTCCTGAAGGGAGAGCAGAAGTGCCCGGTCAGGGATGGCAGCGAAGTGCTGGAGAAGAAGATGCTCGAAGCTGACGGTGTTATATTTGCCTCGCCGAACTATGCGAGCAACGTAACCGGCCTTATGAAGACTTTCATCGACCGTATCGCTTATGCGGGACACAGGCCCAGGTTTTACGGGCAATATGCCCTCTACGTGGTCACAAGCGCAGGCCCGGGCGGAGTAAAGCAGTGCATGGCGGCCATGCAAGGGCCGTTCTCAAGCTTCGGGTTCAGGACCGCGGGCAAGATCAGCGTCATGACGCCGCCTTTCAAGACACCGAAGGAACATGAGGAAAAGAACTTAAAGGCGATCGATAGCGCATCGGACAAATTCTACAATAGTATCAAGAACAAAGGTCCGGCAGCCCCCGGCTTAATGGATGTGATAGGTTTCAAGTCTATACAGGCTATGGGGAACGAGTTCGGAGAAATATACGATAACATATATCCTGCCGATTCTCAGTACTGGAAAGAGAAAGGCTGGATGGACCGCAGCAAGTACTACTACACGGACGCGAATATCGGCATCATGAAAAAATTAATAGCAAATGTCGCAGTAGCGTTCATGATGTTATATCTCAAAAGGACTATATTCTCCGAGATGGGAAAAAGGTCGCCTGAAAGGTCGGAAGTTCAGGCTAAGAGCCTGATACAGGGAAATAAGGTCTGA
- a CDS encoding DUF7521 family protein: MGVYLIEGIAAFLMYLLGGALVLFIYEAYVKTKQTNLMYMAVGFFVIIFGSNLNTLAAGIIEIPQYAAAIDMSTARTAALIIQLSGIIILLLSAIHPFGQKK, translated from the coding sequence ATGGGAGTATATCTGATAGAGGGGATAGCGGCTTTTTTAATGTACCTGTTAGGAGGCGCGCTTGTACTTTTCATATATGAGGCTTACGTCAAGACAAAACAGACGAATCTCATGTATATGGCTGTCGGGTTTTTTGTTATCATTTTTGGAAGTAACCTTAACACGCTGGCCGCAGGGATAATCGAGATACCTCAATACGCTGCCGCTATAGATATGTCGACGGCCCGCACGGCAGCGCTGATAATACAGCTATCCGGCATAATCATCCTGTTATTATCTGCCATCCATCCGTTCGGGCAAAAGAAATGA
- a CDS encoding bile acid:sodium symporter: MISGLILQIIQTGAIISTFAIMLSLGLDTSFKELTFFKERPWLFFRSLLSVVVIVPIIVMLVIFLVDPERATAIGLVILAASPAAPRVLSRIIKSGGKHEYAISLHLLLALLAIVTTPVTLTILNTILDLGFMVSPLAVADQVGLSILVPVIIGIIFRSFFPDAARRIIRPLAALSQIILFMVIIIIMSFSYDLIFKMDIRSYAAMAMMIIAALATGHLLATGGPEERTTLALESATRNPGLALLIASVNAPLERALPVLIPYLVVFIIVTSAYLKYCTKSKKEHM; the protein is encoded by the coding sequence ATGATATCAGGGCTCATCCTGCAAATAATTCAAACTGGCGCAATAATAAGTACATTTGCGATCATGTTATCTCTTGGGCTGGACACATCCTTTAAGGAACTGACTTTTTTCAAAGAGCGTCCATGGCTGTTTTTTAGGTCGCTACTCTCCGTAGTTGTGATCGTACCCATTATCGTCATGCTGGTCATATTTTTGGTCGATCCTGAACGCGCAACTGCGATCGGACTTGTGATCCTTGCAGCATCCCCTGCGGCACCAAGAGTATTATCGAGAATAATAAAGTCGGGAGGAAAGCATGAATACGCCATAAGCCTTCACTTATTGCTAGCCTTACTGGCGATCGTCACTACGCCTGTCACATTAACTATTTTAAATACTATTCTTGATCTCGGGTTTATGGTAAGCCCGTTAGCAGTGGCGGATCAGGTGGGGCTTTCCATACTAGTTCCGGTCATCATCGGCATTATTTTCCGGTCATTTTTCCCCGACGCGGCTCGACGTATTATCCGGCCTTTGGCGGCCTTATCACAGATCATCCTGTTTATGGTCATTATCATTATCATGTCGTTTTCCTATGATCTTATCTTTAAGATGGACATCAGGTCATACGCGGCCATGGCAATGATGATAATTGCCGCTCTGGCAACCGGCCACCTGTTAGCTACGGGCGGTCCGGAAGAGCGTACTACGCTGGCCCTGGAAAGCGCGACTAGAAATCCGGGGCTGGCCCTTCTGATCGCCTCGGTGAACGCTCCTCTGGAAAGAGCCCTGCCGGTATTGATACCATACTTAGTGGTGTTTATCATTGTCACATCGGCTTATCTCAAATATTGCACTAAAAGCAAAAAGGAGCATATGTAA